In Bosea vestrisii, the following are encoded in one genomic region:
- a CDS encoding DUF1127 domain-containing protein, which translates to MFLSMIASKIRSYLRYRETVRELSRLTDRELDDLGLSRSDIQYVARTHATA; encoded by the coding sequence ATGTTCCTGTCCATGATCGCTTCCAAGATTCGCTCCTATCTTCGCTATCGCGAGACCGTCCGCGAGCTGTCCCGCCTCACCGACCGTGAGCTTGACGATCTCGGCCTGTCGCGCTCGGACATCCAGTACGTCGCCCGCACCCACGCGACTGCCTGA
- the yajC gene encoding preprotein translocase subunit YajC → MSLVPFVLIFIIMWFLIIRPQQKRVKSHQELIKNVRRGDTIVTSGGLIAKVSKVIDDTEIEAEIADGVRVRIVKGMVQDVRAKGEPVKS, encoded by the coding sequence ATGTCGCTGGTCCCGTTCGTCCTGATCTTCATCATCATGTGGTTCCTGATTATCAGGCCGCAGCAGAAGCGGGTGAAATCGCATCAGGAGCTGATCAAGAACGTGCGCCGCGGCGACACGATCGTCACCTCGGGCGGCCTCATCGCCAAGGTCTCGAAGGTGATCGACGACACTGAGATCGAGGCCGAGATCGCCGACGGCGTGCGCGTGCGCATCGTCAAGGGCATGGTCCAGGACGTGCGCGCCAAGGGCGAGCCGGTCAAGAGCTGA
- the secD gene encoding protein translocase subunit SecD, whose protein sequence is MLRLQARKVILVLLVLVFGCGLAVPNLFSPETRKAIEQGAPAWIPRFLLPIHAMTLGLDLQGGVHILLEIDRADLLRSQVTQLRDDVRRILRDERINIQGGIATTARGVQVRVPDEADRVKLLPKLRELAQPLSALGALGGTGGSTMDISEQPNGLVQVSISEAGINDRISRVSGQAIEVVRRRIDPGGTVEPNIQRQGLDRILVQVPGGNPDEIKRLLGQTAKLQFRLVADQNASDVEMLPSQDQGGQPIPISRQVIVEGADLVDAQAAFDQRTSQPIVNFRFNIRGAQRFGQATTENLGRQLAIVLDNKVISAPVIQSPITGGSGQISGNFTVQSVNDLAVLLRAGALPAKMTIVEERTIGPGLGQDSIQAGKMATIIATVLVILYMIGNYGLFGIIASIALLVHVCLILGLMSLLGATMTLPGIAGIVLTIGTAVDSNVLIYERMREESHMGRSLVSALEAGFQRAFATIIDSNATMLIAAVALFTLGSGPVRGFAVVFILGILTTVITAVTLTRMLIALWYRWARPKALPF, encoded by the coding sequence ATGCTTCGTCTCCAGGCCCGCAAGGTCATTCTCGTTCTGCTCGTGCTGGTCTTCGGCTGCGGGCTCGCCGTGCCGAACCTGTTCTCGCCCGAGACCCGCAAGGCGATCGAGCAGGGCGCCCCGGCCTGGATTCCGCGCTTCCTGCTGCCGATCCATGCGATGACGCTCGGCCTCGATTTGCAGGGCGGCGTGCATATTCTGCTCGAGATCGATCGAGCCGATTTGCTGCGCAGCCAGGTGACGCAATTGCGCGACGATGTTCGCCGCATTCTGCGCGATGAGCGCATCAATATTCAGGGTGGCATTGCGACAACGGCGCGTGGTGTGCAGGTGCGGGTGCCGGACGAGGCAGATCGCGTCAAACTTCTGCCGAAACTGCGGGAACTCGCGCAGCCCTTGAGCGCGCTTGGTGCCTTGGGCGGTACCGGCGGCTCGACGATGGATATTTCCGAGCAGCCCAACGGGCTCGTCCAGGTGTCGATCAGCGAAGCGGGGATCAACGATCGGATCAGCCGCGTTTCCGGTCAGGCGATTGAAGTCGTTCGCCGACGCATCGATCCAGGCGGCACCGTCGAACCCAATATCCAGCGCCAGGGCCTGGATCGCATCCTGGTGCAGGTACCAGGAGGCAATCCGGACGAGATCAAGCGCCTTCTTGGTCAAACCGCCAAGCTGCAGTTCCGCCTGGTGGCCGACCAGAACGCCAGCGATGTCGAGATGCTGCCCTCGCAGGATCAGGGCGGCCAGCCGATCCCGATCAGCCGGCAGGTCATCGTCGAAGGCGCAGATCTCGTCGATGCTCAGGCTGCCTTCGATCAACGCACCAGCCAGCCGATCGTCAATTTCCGCTTCAACATCCGCGGTGCCCAGCGCTTCGGCCAGGCGACAACCGAGAATCTCGGCCGCCAGCTCGCCATCGTTCTCGACAACAAGGTGATCTCCGCTCCGGTGATCCAGTCGCCGATCACCGGCGGCTCGGGTCAGATCTCGGGCAATTTCACGGTCCAGTCGGTCAACGATCTTGCCGTCCTGCTGCGTGCCGGCGCGTTGCCGGCGAAGATGACGATCGTCGAGGAGCGCACGATCGGTCCCGGCCTCGGCCAGGATTCGATCCAGGCCGGCAAGATGGCGACCATCATCGCGACCGTGCTGGTCATCCTCTACATGATCGGCAATTACGGGCTGTTCGGCATCATCGCCAGCATCGCGCTGCTCGTGCACGTCTGCCTGATCCTCGGGCTGATGTCGCTCCTGGGCGCGACCATGACCCTGCCGGGCATCGCCGGCATCGTGCTCACCATCGGCACGGCTGTCGACTCGAACGTGCTGATCTACGAACGCATGCGCGAGGAATCCCACATGGGACGATCGCTGGTCTCGGCACTGGAGGCCGGCTTCCAGCGGGCTTTCGCCACGATCATCGACTCCAACGCCACCATGCTGATCGCGGCGGTCGCCCTGTTCACGCTCGGCTCCGGTCCGGTGCGCGGCTTCGCAGTGGTCTTCATCCTGGGTATCCTGACCACGGTCATCACCGCGGTGACACTGACGCGGATGCTGATCGCGCTTTGGTATCGCTGGGCGCGGCCGAAGGCCCTCCCTTTCTAG
- a CDS encoding protein-L-isoaspartate O-methyltransferase family protein — translation MTEEGASSSESERTVAFLLSLRARGVRDIALLRAMERVPREHFAPSRFADLARQDVSVPLPCGQTMTAPHTVAALVGALEMKPDCRVLEVGSGSGYVAALLAAMGGKVVSLERYRTLALAAHERLTGGGFAKLVELRHADGLQPDRTLGRFERILVNGVMQAVPEALLARLEAGGRLVGALRVEGAGRLVVVTRNEDGFDHALGGVVRIPPLAPGLSQAL, via the coding sequence ATGACCGAGGAGGGCGCCAGCAGCAGCGAGAGCGAGCGCACCGTCGCCTTCCTGCTGTCGCTGCGGGCGCGCGGCGTGCGTGACATCGCGCTGCTGCGGGCCATGGAGCGCGTTCCGCGCGAGCATTTCGCGCCGTCCCGCTTCGCCGACCTTGCCCGGCAGGATGTTTCGGTGCCCTTGCCCTGCGGCCAGACCATGACGGCGCCGCACACTGTGGCGGCGCTCGTCGGCGCGCTCGAAATGAAGCCGGATTGCCGCGTGCTCGAAGTCGGTTCCGGCTCCGGCTATGTCGCGGCCCTGCTCGCCGCGATGGGTGGCAAGGTCGTCTCGCTGGAGCGCTACCGCACGCTCGCGCTCGCCGCGCATGAGCGGCTGACCGGAGGCGGCTTCGCCAAGCTGGTCGAATTGCGCCATGCCGACGGCCTACAGCCCGACCGCACGCTTGGCCGCTTCGAGCGCATCCTGGTCAACGGCGTGATGCAGGCGGTGCCGGAGGCGTTGCTCGCCCGGCTCGAGGCTGGCGGCCGGCTGGTGGGAGCGCTGCGCGTCGAAGGGGCAGGGCGGCTGGTCGTGGTGACACGCAACGAGGACGGCTTCGACCATGCGCTCGGCGGGGTCGTGCGCATCCCGCCGCTGGCGCCGGGCCTGTCGCAGGCGCTGTAG
- a CDS encoding phytoene/squalene synthase family protein — MTTKTEHRAGTAPGPLSQAYGHCLALVREHDPDRYIASLYAPEALRPGLFALYAFSHEVARVREQVSEPLPGEVRLQWWRDVLETGPDAPAPGHPVAQALLDTVRRFRLPIAPLSGLIEARVFDLYDDPMPSLSDLEGYVGETSSALIRLACLVLAQGRDPGGATAAGHAGVAYALSGLMRAFPWHAARGQVYLPADLLARNGVTREDIVRGRGGPGLIYSLKEMRALARIHLRKLNDLSATVPAAIRPAFLPAALVEPYLGQMERRGYDPYRTIIGLSPLKRQWTLWRAARMAGR; from the coding sequence ATGACCACGAAAACCGAGCACCGCGCCGGCACTGCGCCGGGCCCGCTCTCGCAGGCCTATGGCCATTGCCTGGCGCTGGTGCGCGAGCACGATCCCGACCGCTATATCGCTTCGCTCTATGCACCCGAGGCGCTGCGGCCCGGACTCTTCGCGCTCTATGCCTTCAGCCATGAGGTCGCGCGCGTGCGCGAGCAGGTCAGCGAGCCGCTGCCGGGCGAAGTCCGCCTGCAATGGTGGCGCGACGTGCTCGAGACCGGGCCGGACGCGCCCGCGCCGGGCCATCCGGTCGCGCAGGCGCTGCTCGATACCGTCAGGCGCTTTCGTCTGCCCATCGCCCCGCTTTCTGGTCTGATCGAGGCGCGCGTCTTCGATCTCTACGACGATCCGATGCCGTCGCTCTCCGACCTTGAAGGTTATGTCGGCGAGACCTCGAGCGCGCTGATCCGCCTCGCCTGTCTGGTGCTGGCACAAGGCCGCGATCCGGGCGGCGCCACCGCTGCCGGCCATGCTGGCGTCGCCTATGCGCTGTCGGGGCTGATGCGCGCCTTCCCCTGGCATGCGGCCCGTGGCCAAGTCTATCTGCCGGCCGATCTGCTCGCCCGCAACGGCGTCACCCGCGAGGACATTGTGCGTGGGCGCGGCGGGCCGGGCCTGATCTATTCGCTGAAGGAGATGCGGGCGCTGGCCCGCATCCATCTGCGCAAGCTCAACGATCTCAGCGCCACCGTGCCGGCGGCAATCAGGCCAGCTTTCCTCCCGGCTGCGCTGGTCGAGCCCTATCTCGGGCAGATGGAGCGACGTGGCTACGACCCCTATCGCACGATCATCGGCCTGTCGCCGCTCAAGCGGCAATGGACGCTGTGGCGAGCGGCTCGGATGGCAGGGCGGTAG
- the trmFO gene encoding methylenetetrahydrofolate--tRNA-(uracil(54)-C(5))-methyltransferase (FADH(2)-oxidizing) TrmFO — MTIAPIHIVGGGLAGSEAAWQIAEAGVPVVLHEMRPERGTDAHKTESLAELVCSNSFRSDDSSSNAVGQLHWEMRQLGSLIMAKGDAHQVPAGGALAVDRDGFAAAVTAALEAHPNVTIERGEIAGLPPADWDKVIVATGPLTSPALAEGIRSLTGAGELAFFDAIAPIVHFDSVDMDVAWFQSRYDKAGPGGTGADYINCPLDRDQYEAFIDALLAAEKTEFKEWEGTPYFDGCLPIEVMAERGRETLRWGPMKPVGLTNKHNPTVKAYAVVQLRQDNALGTLFNMTGFQTKLKYGEQAAIFRMIPGLQNAEFARLGGIHRNTYLNSPELLDPQLRLKADPRLRFAGQITGCEGYVESAAIGLLTGRLAAAERLGRPIELPPAATALGALVNHITGGHIVTIDEGPRSFQPMNINFGLFPPIEGVATQGPDGKRLKGPAKSLARKQALTARAKVELDGWIGEANAQAAE; from the coding sequence ATGACAATCGCACCCATCCACATCGTCGGCGGCGGCCTCGCCGGGTCGGAAGCCGCCTGGCAGATCGCCGAGGCCGGCGTTCCGGTCGTCCTGCACGAGATGCGCCCCGAGCGCGGCACCGACGCGCACAAGACCGAGAGCCTCGCCGAGTTGGTCTGCTCGAACTCATTCCGCTCGGACGATTCCTCCTCCAACGCCGTCGGCCAACTGCATTGGGAGATGCGCCAGCTCGGCTCGCTGATCATGGCCAAGGGCGATGCACACCAGGTTCCGGCAGGCGGCGCGCTCGCGGTCGACCGAGACGGCTTCGCGGCCGCGGTCACCGCCGCGCTCGAAGCCCATCCCAACGTCACAATCGAACGCGGCGAGATCGCCGGACTGCCGCCGGCCGATTGGGACAAGGTCATCGTCGCGACCGGCCCTCTCACCTCGCCAGCGCTGGCCGAGGGCATCCGTTCGCTGACCGGGGCGGGCGAGCTCGCCTTCTTCGATGCGATCGCACCGATCGTCCATTTCGATTCGGTCGACATGGACGTCGCCTGGTTCCAGTCGCGCTACGACAAGGCCGGGCCCGGCGGCACAGGCGCCGACTACATCAACTGCCCGCTCGATCGCGACCAATACGAGGCCTTCATCGACGCGCTGCTGGCGGCGGAGAAGACCGAGTTCAAGGAATGGGAAGGCACGCCCTATTTCGATGGTTGCCTGCCGATCGAGGTGATGGCCGAGCGCGGCCGCGAGACGCTGCGCTGGGGGCCGATGAAGCCGGTCGGGCTGACCAACAAGCACAATCCGACGGTGAAGGCCTATGCCGTCGTCCAGCTCCGGCAGGACAATGCGCTGGGCACGTTGTTCAACATGACGGGCTTCCAGACCAAGCTGAAATATGGCGAGCAGGCCGCGATCTTCAGGATGATCCCGGGCCTGCAGAACGCCGAGTTCGCCCGGCTCGGCGGCATCCACCGCAACACCTATCTCAACTCGCCGGAGCTGCTCGATCCGCAGCTGCGGCTGAAGGCCGATCCACGCCTGCGCTTCGCCGGGCAGATCACCGGCTGCGAGGGCTATGTCGAGAGCGCCGCGATCGGATTGCTGACCGGCCGCCTTGCCGCGGCGGAGCGGCTTGGCCGGCCGATCGAACTTCCGCCGGCGGCGACGGCGCTGGGCGCGCTGGTCAACCACATCACCGGCGGGCACATCGTCACCATCGACGAGGGGCCGCGCTCCTTCCAGCCGATGAACATCAATTTCGGCCTGTTCCCGCCTATCGAGGGCGTCGCGACGCAAGGGCCGGACGGCAAGCGCCTCAAGGGCCCGGCCAAGAGTCTCGCCCGCAAGCAGGCGCTGACGGCGCGGGCGAAGGTTGAACTCGATGGCTGGATTGGCGAGGCGAACGCGCAGGCGGCGGAGTAA
- a CDS encoding Mth938-like domain-containing protein, which translates to MVERRFDGFVPGRHQIDAFGAGGFRFAEMSHRGSILATPSGVRIWPVASFAEVSLASLQPVLDEAEAIDFLILGIGREIAFLPAALRDPFKAVGITVEAMATPAAARTYNVLVGEERRVAAALIAVD; encoded by the coding sequence ATGGTCGAGAGGCGCTTCGACGGCTTCGTCCCTGGCCGGCACCAGATCGATGCCTTTGGCGCCGGCGGCTTTCGCTTCGCCGAGATGAGCCATCGCGGCTCGATCCTCGCGACGCCCTCGGGTGTCAGAATCTGGCCGGTTGCGTCCTTCGCCGAGGTGAGCCTCGCCAGCCTGCAACCCGTTCTCGACGAAGCCGAGGCGATCGACTTCCTGATCCTCGGCATCGGCCGCGAGATCGCTTTCCTGCCGGCTGCCTTGCGTGACCCGTTCAAGGCCGTGGGCATTACCGTCGAGGCGATGGCGACGCCGGCCGCAGCGCGCACCTACAACGTCCTCGTCGGCGAAGAGCGGCGGGTCGCCGCGGCGCTGATCGCGGTCGACTAG
- a CDS encoding ATP-binding protein, which yields MTDTAPDPTLATLLRIADALERLAPPARRAADLTAADAFVWHAAGHELAPVAKVNRVALSLLRGVDRVRDTLAENTERFARGLPANNVLLWGARGMGKSSLVKAVHADTNQRLAAGALPLKLIEIHREDIESLPVLMGLLKADPHPAIVFCDDLSFDGQDTSYKSLKAALDGGVEGRPDNVVFYATSNRRHLLPRDMMDNERSTAINPGEAIEEKVSLSDRFGLWLGFHKCSQDEYLSMIDGYVGHFGLAIEPEQLRREALEWATTRGSRSGRTAWQYIQDLAGRLEKRLEG from the coding sequence ATGACCGACACCGCCCCCGATCCGACGCTCGCCACCCTGCTGCGCATCGCCGACGCGCTGGAGCGCCTTGCTCCGCCGGCCCGGCGCGCTGCCGATCTCACTGCCGCAGACGCCTTCGTCTGGCACGCCGCCGGCCACGAGCTTGCGCCGGTCGCCAAGGTGAACCGCGTGGCGCTCTCGCTGCTGCGCGGCGTCGACCGCGTCCGCGATACGCTGGCCGAGAACACCGAGCGCTTCGCCCGTGGCCTGCCGGCCAACAACGTCCTGCTCTGGGGCGCGCGCGGCATGGGCAAATCGTCGCTGGTCAAGGCGGTGCATGCCGATACCAACCAGCGTCTGGCGGCCGGGGCCCTGCCCCTCAAGCTGATCGAGATCCATCGCGAGGACATCGAGAGCCTGCCCGTGCTGATGGGGCTGCTCAAGGCCGATCCGCACCCTGCCATCGTCTTCTGCGACGATCTGTCCTTCGACGGCCAGGACACTTCCTACAAGTCGCTGAAGGCTGCGCTCGACGGCGGCGTCGAGGGCCGGCCGGACAACGTCGTGTTCTACGCCACCTCGAATCGCCGGCATCTGCTGCCGCGCGACATGATGGACAACGAGCGCTCGACCGCGATCAACCCCGGCGAGGCGATCGAGGAAAAGGTTTCGCTCTCGGACCGCTTCGGCCTCTGGCTCGGCTTCCACAAATGCAGCCAGGACGAGTATCTTTCGATGATCGACGGCTATGTCGGCCATTTCGGGCTGGCAATCGAGCCCGAACAGCTTCGTCGCGAGGCACTGGAATGGGCGACGACACGCGGCTCGCGCTCAGGCCGTACGGCGTGGCAGTACATTCAGGACCTGGCCGGGCGGCTGGAAAAGCGGCTCGAGGGGTGA
- a CDS encoding peptidoglycan DD-metalloendopeptidase family protein — MRKQVELAVPKSVVRVVSVCALAAGLGACSSEALRFTEAPFSSPFKTAEAPASQRDPATTGSIGRGAPRQSYETASATGNPGVRSQPLPPPTSSVALRSTPPAAPAPSVGGSASGWSAQGGTPIVVAQGETLEVISGRYGVPRAALMQANGLSGEATPGSRIVVPVYNGAGAQTAARQPAPTDNRFEQPRLTPPPVSRPVASVPAKPGVAPKVAAVDPRTQAADAKEKATADAKRMGEARARFAAEAKAKAAAKAGTETKIAALPAPAPAAAKPKAAAPLVASAPADKITAQPKAVAPEPKAPEPQTTASLPKAEEPASSGAEFRWPARGRVITGYAGKGGNEGINIAVPEGTPVKAAEGGVVAYAGSELKGYGNLVLIRHPNGYVSAYAHNGELSVKRGEQVKRGQVVAKSGQSGNVNSPQLHFELRKGSTPVDPMPYLSSN; from the coding sequence ATGCGTAAGCAAGTCGAGTTGGCCGTGCCGAAATCCGTGGTTCGCGTCGTGTCGGTCTGCGCCCTTGCGGCGGGCCTGGGCGCCTGCTCCTCGGAGGCGCTGCGCTTCACCGAAGCGCCCTTCAGCAGCCCCTTCAAGACCGCCGAGGCCCCGGCTTCCCAGCGCGATCCGGCGACCACCGGCTCGATCGGGCGCGGGGCGCCGCGCCAGTCCTACGAGACGGCCTCCGCCACCGGCAATCCGGGTGTGCGCAGTCAGCCGTTGCCGCCGCCGACCTCCTCTGTCGCGCTCCGCTCCACGCCGCCTGCGGCACCAGCCCCGTCCGTCGGTGGCTCGGCCTCGGGCTGGAGCGCTCAGGGCGGCACGCCGATCGTGGTCGCCCAGGGCGAGACGCTCGAGGTGATCTCCGGCCGCTACGGTGTGCCGCGCGCAGCGCTGATGCAGGCCAATGGTTTGTCGGGTGAGGCCACCCCGGGCTCCCGCATCGTCGTTCCAGTCTACAATGGCGCTGGCGCCCAGACCGCCGCGCGCCAGCCGGCGCCGACCGACAACCGCTTCGAGCAGCCGCGCCTCACGCCGCCGCCGGTCTCGCGTCCGGTCGCGTCTGTGCCGGCCAAGCCTGGCGTCGCTCCGAAGGTCGCGGCTGTCGATCCCAGGACGCAGGCCGCCGACGCCAAAGAGAAGGCCACCGCCGACGCCAAGCGCATGGGCGAGGCGCGAGCCCGCTTTGCTGCCGAGGCTAAGGCCAAGGCGGCCGCCAAGGCCGGCACGGAGACCAAGATCGCGGCGCTGCCGGCTCCAGCCCCCGCTGCGGCCAAGCCGAAAGCTGCCGCCCCGCTCGTCGCCAGCGCTCCGGCCGACAAGATCACCGCGCAGCCGAAAGCTGTCGCTCCGGAGCCGAAGGCGCCCGAGCCGCAGACCACGGCGAGCCTGCCCAAGGCCGAGGAGCCGGCATCGTCCGGCGCCGAGTTCCGCTGGCCGGCCCGCGGCCGCGTCATCACCGGCTATGCCGGCAAGGGCGGCAATGAGGGCATCAACATCGCGGTGCCGGAAGGCACGCCGGTCAAGGCGGCCGAGGGCGGCGTCGTCGCCTATGCCGGCAGCGAGCTCAAGGGCTACGGCAATCTCGTGCTGATCCGTCATCCGAACGGCTATGTCTCGGCCTACGCCCATAACGGCGAGCTCAGCGTCAAGCGCGGCGAGCAGGTCAAGCGTGGCCAGGTCGTCGCCAAGTCCGGCCAGTCCGGTAACGTGAATTCACCCCAGCTGCACTTCGAACTGCGCAAGGGTTCGACCCCGGTCGACCCGATGCCCTACCTCAGCAGCAACTGA
- the secF gene encoding protein translocase subunit SecF, whose amino-acid sequence MRLLRIVPDNTRFRIVHWRRLAYPFSAAYSVLVLVLFLTVGLNFGIDFRGGTLMEMQAKSGKPDIAQVRQTANGFGFGEVEVQEFGSAGELSMRFAVQPGGEIAQQGVVTKARETFSEAYEFRRVETVGPRVSGELVQAGTLGVVLAIIGVLVYLWFRFEVQLAIGAIVGTMHDIVLTLGFFLITQLEFNLTSIAAILTIVGYSLNETVVVFDRTRELLRRYKTMPIPELLDLSVNSTLSRTAITSTTTVLALIALVFFGGSAIEGFALVMLFGVVVCTYSAMFVSTPVLLYLDVRAGRLDQSEELAEAKARV is encoded by the coding sequence ATGCGCCTGCTTCGCATCGTTCCCGACAACACCCGCTTCCGCATCGTTCATTGGCGGCGTCTCGCCTATCCGTTCTCGGCCGCCTACTCCGTGCTGGTGCTGGTGCTGTTCCTGACGGTCGGCCTCAATTTCGGCATCGATTTCCGCGGCGGCACGCTGATGGAGATGCAGGCCAAGAGCGGCAAGCCCGACATCGCTCAGGTGCGCCAGACCGCCAATGGCTTCGGCTTCGGCGAGGTCGAGGTCCAGGAGTTCGGCAGTGCCGGCGAGCTCTCCATGCGTTTTGCTGTTCAGCCGGGCGGCGAGATCGCCCAGCAGGGCGTGGTGACCAAGGCGCGCGAGACCTTCTCCGAGGCTTATGAATTCCGCCGGGTTGAGACGGTCGGCCCGCGCGTTTCGGGCGAACTGGTCCAGGCCGGCACGCTCGGCGTCGTGCTCGCGATCATTGGCGTGCTGGTCTATCTCTGGTTCCGCTTCGAGGTGCAGCTTGCCATCGGCGCGATCGTCGGCACGATGCACGACATCGTACTGACGCTCGGCTTCTTCCTGATCACGCAGCTCGAATTCAACCTGACCTCGATCGCGGCGATCCTGACAATCGTCGGCTACTCGTTGAACGAGACGGTGGTGGTATTCGATCGCACACGCGAACTGCTCCGCCGCTACAAGACCATGCCGATCCCGGAACTGCTCGACCTCTCGGTCAACTCGACCCTGTCGCGCACCGCGATCACCTCGACCACGACCGTGCTGGCGCTGATCGCGCTGGTCTTCTTCGGCGGCTCGGCGATCGAAGGCTTCGCGCTCGTCATGCTGTTCGGCGTGGTGGTCTGCACCTATTCGGCGATGTTCGTCTCGACGCCGGTGCTGCTCTATCTCGACGTCCGTGCCGGCCGCCTCGACCAGAGCGAGGAACTGGCCGAGGCCAAGGCACGGGTTTAG